One Bosea sp. 124 genomic window, CATTTCGCCGAGACGACCGCACCCACCGACGGCCTCGACGCGCTCCTCGACCTGACGGATTCGCAGATCACCTACCGCTCGCGCTACCTGCTCGGCGCCAGCCTGCAGCCGGTGCTCGATCTCGTGATGCTCGACCCGTATAATCCGCGCTCGGTCGCCTTCCAGATCGACCGGCTCGACACCGAGATTCGCGACCTGCCGTCGCTGACCGAGGACGGCATGCTGGAGGCGCCGCGCCGGCTGATCCTGAAGCTCGCCGCCGAATGCCGCACGGCGGAGGCCTCGCGGCTCGACCGGACCAGCATCCTGCTGTTCGAGCAGCTGCTGATGGGCGTCTCCAGCGCCATCGCCGATCGCTACTTCCTCCAGAACAGCGGCCCGGAAGGCTCGCGGCTGACAGGCATCGCGTGATCTACGACCTCCGGCACATCACGACCTACGGCTATAGCCGCCCGGTCCCGTTCGCGCGCTGCATCCTGCGGCTGCAGCCGCGCAACGATGGCGGCCAGAGCGTCCGCAGCAGCGAGCTCAGCGTGACGCCGCGTCCAGCCGAGCGCGTCGACGGGACCTGCTTCTTCGGCAACCGGATGACGACGATCACGATCTCGAAGCCCCATCGCGAGCTCAAGGTCGAGATGCGCGCGCGCGTCGAGGTTCAGCGGACGCCCGCGCCCTTCCCCGGCCTGACGCGGCATTGGGAAGAGGTCTCCGCGCTGGCTCTGGCCTCCGGCAGCCTGGCGCCGGATTCGCCGGCGCATCATCTCTATCCGAGCCGGCTGGTGCCGCCGGTCGCCGCCGTCACGGATTATGCCCGCGCGAGCTTTGCGCCGCTGCGGCCCGTGCTCGAAGCCGCAAGCGAGCTGATGGCGCGCATCCGCAGCGACTTCACCTACGATCCGGAGGCGACAGAGGTCTCGACGCCGCTGGAGGAAGCCTTCCGCGAGCGCCATGGCGTCTGCCAGGATTTCGCGCATGTGATGATCGCGGGGCTGCGCGGGCTCGGGCTCCCGGCGGCTTATGTCAGCGGCTATATCCGCACGATCCCGCCGCCCGGCGAAAAGCGGCTCGAAGGCGCCGATGCGAGCCATGCCTGGGTGATGCTCTGGTGCGGACCGGAGACAGGCTGGATCGGGCTGGACCCGACCAACGACCTGATCGTCGCCGACGACCACATCGTCACAGCCTTTGGCCGGGATTATGCCGATGTCTCGCCTCTGGACGGCGTGATCGTCGGGCCCGGCTCGCAGAAGATCGGCATCGCGGTCGACGTCATCCCCGTCATCTGACCGCTGGAGGGCGCTTCCGAGCGCCCGGCTTAGGGAGAGCTTTCCTTTGATTGGTTGCCATGGCAACTTCCTCCTCGAGGCGCCAAGCCGGCGAACCGGCTGGACAAGGCGCAAGCGGAGAGGAAACCTTGCGGACGCAGGTCGCCATCATCGGAGCCGGGCCATCCGGGCTGCTGCTCGGGCAATTGCTGCACCAGGCCGGCATCGACACCGTGATCCTCGAACGGAAGAGTCGCGACTATGTGCTGGCGCGGATCAGGGCCGGCGTCCTCGAACAGGGCACCGTCGCGCTGCTCGACAAGGCCGGGGCGAGCGCGAGACTGCATGCCGAGGGCCTTCCGCATAGCGGCTTCGATCTGCTCTTCGGCGAGCAGCGCCATCGTGTCGCGCTCGACCGCCTGGCCGGCGGCAAGCATGTCACCGTCTACGGACAGACCGAGGTGACGCGCGACCTGATGGACCAGCGCGCCGCCCAGAGTGGCCGGACCGTCTTCGAGGCCGACGACGTGACGCTGCACGGCTTCGACGGCACCAGCCCCTATGTCACCTATCTTGAAAACGGCGTCCCGCGACGGCTGGATTGCGACGTCATCGCCGGCTGCGACGGCTATCACGGGGTCTCGCGCGCCAGCATCCCGACGAGTGCGCTGCGGATCTTCGAGCGCGTCTATCCGTTCGGCTGGCTCGGTATCCTGGCCGACGTGCCGCCGGTTTCCGACGAGCTGATCTATGCCCGCAGTGCGCGCGGCTTCGCGCTCTGCTCGATGCGCTCGGCGACGCGCAGCCGCTATTACGTCCAGTGCAGCGAGGGCGAGCGCGTCGACGACTGGTCGGATGCGCGCTTCTGGGACGAGTTGCGCCGGCGGCTCGACCCGGCGACGGCGGCCGCGCTGACGACCGGCCCCTCGATCGAGAAATCG contains:
- a CDS encoding transglutaminase family protein, which gives rise to MIYDLRHITTYGYSRPVPFARCILRLQPRNDGGQSVRSSELSVTPRPAERVDGTCFFGNRMTTITISKPHRELKVEMRARVEVQRTPAPFPGLTRHWEEVSALALASGSLAPDSPAHHLYPSRLVPPVAAVTDYARASFAPLRPVLEAASELMARIRSDFTYDPEATEVSTPLEEAFRERHGVCQDFAHVMIAGLRGLGLPAAYVSGYIRTIPPPGEKRLEGADASHAWVMLWCGPETGWIGLDPTNDLIVADDHIVTAFGRDYADVSPLDGVIVGPGSQKIGIAVDVIPVI
- the pobA gene encoding 4-hydroxybenzoate 3-monooxygenase is translated as MRTQVAIIGAGPSGLLLGQLLHQAGIDTVILERKSRDYVLARIRAGVLEQGTVALLDKAGASARLHAEGLPHSGFDLLFGEQRHRVALDRLAGGKHVTVYGQTEVTRDLMDQRAAQSGRTVFEADDVTLHGFDGTSPYVTYLENGVPRRLDCDVIAGCDGYHGVSRASIPTSALRIFERVYPFGWLGILADVPPVSDELIYARSARGFALCSMRSATRSRYYVQCSEGERVDDWSDARFWDELRRRLDPATAAALTTGPSIEKSFAPLRSFVAEPLRFGRLFLAGDAAHIVPPTGAKGLNLAASDVHYLFEALSELFLDRSEAGIDAYSQKALARVWKAERFSWWLTSLMHQFPDQRPFEQRMQQAELDYLVSSEHAMAALAENYVGLPY